From the genome of Pirellulales bacterium:
ATCTTGCCGCATCGGATTGCGCTTGATGCCCGAATACACGCCGGCGGCACTAAATCCTTGTGGAATGACAAATGTCATGTTTTATAACGCCGTATTCTATAAAGTTGCGACCGTTGGTCGCGCTGGAATTGCAATGATCGCCGGCGAATTCACACGATCACAACAGCGCCGTCGTTTCGGGAAAGCCGAACAACAAATTGAAGTTTTGCACCGCAGCGCCCGATGCACCTTTGATCATGTTATCCAAGCAGCTAATGGTGAGTACCCTGCCCCGCACCATCCGCACAGTAAGGTCGCAAAAGTTGGTGTCGGTGGTGTCTTTCGTGCCGGGCAAATGATCGACCACGCGGACAAACGGCTCGTCGGCGTAAAATTCGCGTAGCGCCGCCAGCAATTGCGGCTCCGTGACGTTGCCTACCGGCTTGGAATACGTGGTCGTGAGAATGCCACGGTCCATGGGAATGAGATGCGGTGTAAAAATAATCTGAATTTCCTTCCCGCAGCCGCGCCGCACGATTTGTTCAATTTCCGGCGTGTGCCTGTGCCGACCCACGTTGTAAGCCGACACGCTTTCGTTGCACTCGGGAAAATGCGTAGTGAGCTTGGGGATGCGCCCGGCCCCGGAGATGCCGCTTTTGCTGTCGACGATGATGTCCGTCGGCTCAATCAATCCGGCCTTTACCAGCGGCGCGAGAGGCAGAATGGCCGAAGTCGGATAACACCCCGGATTGGCCACTAATTGCGATTTCACAATTTGCTCGCGGAACAATTCAGGCAGGCCGTACACGACTTTGCCCAGCCGGCCGGCATCGGGATGTTTTTCGCCGTACCATTGCTCGAAGGTGGCGTTATCATCCAGGCGGTAATCGGCGCTGAAGTCGATAATTTTGACCTTGCTGTCCAGCAACTGCGGCACAAGCGAGGCCGTGACGCCGTGCGGCAGGCAACTGAACACGCAATCGGCCCGCGCGGTCACGGCCGCGGGCGCCAATTCTTCCAGCTTCAAATCCAGCCGGCCCCACAGCGACGGATGCACAGCCCCAATATGCGGGCTCCCTTCCTGCCGGCTAGTCAGGGTGGTGATTTCCGCGTCTGGATGGCGCAGCAGCAGCTTGATCAGCTCCAAGGCTGTGTAGCCCGTTGCGCCAAGAATCGCGACGCGAACCATGTTGAATAAAATTCGAAGCTCGAAGGCAGAAAACTGAGAAAGTTGCTTTCAACCACGACGCATGCCGGCGCTCGCCGGTTCGCGCCACTTGCGGACTTCACAGTATATCCGTGTCCGCCAGAACGCCAAGGGGAAGGCAGTGCTTGCTCTGTGCTTCTCCGTGCCTCCGTGGTTAATCAGCTCCTAACGTATCAACCGCTGCTGGATCAGTCCGAAGAGTTCGCGGGCCACGGTTTCTTTCGCGCCGGAAATGGTGGCCACCACCTCGCCGGAGCGATCGAGAACTTCCACCGAATTTTCCAGCGCACTAATCGCTTGCGGACCGTTAAGCACCATCAAGTCGCAGCTCTTTTTTTGCATTTTGGTGACGGCGCGGAAGCGCTGATCTTCCATTTCCAGCGCGAAGCCCACCAGCCATTGCTCCGGCCGTTTGGCGGCCGCCAGCGTGGCGACAATATCGGGCGTTTCCACCAAATGCAGCACCAAGGACTCGCCGGTTTTTTTGATTTTCTGCTCCTCCACTCTCACAGGCCGATAGTCCGACGGAGCGGCCACGCCAATCAGCCCATCGCACTCGGGGAACACACGCTGGCAGGTAGCGAGCATTTCTTCTGTGGAAACGACGGGTATCACTTCGCACTTCGGCGGATATGCAATTTCCACCGGGCCGGAAATGATGACTACACTGTGGCCGAAATCAAGCGCCGCCTGAGCCAGCGATTGCCCCATGCGCCCGCTGGAAGCGTTCGTCAAATAGCGCACCGGGTCGAGGTGCTGCCGCGTGGGGCCGGAGGTGATGAGAATGCGCGCCATCCGATTTTATAAAGCCGTCTGCTTTTATAAAGCCGCGACCGTTGGTCGCGCCGCACCTAGGCAGATGAGAAACTTTTTTCCACTTCAGCGCGACCACCGGTCGCGGCTTGGTAGTCATTTGGCTGTGGTTTTCTTTAGCGCCGTTTCTATCGCCGTCCGAATTTTTTCCGGCGCAGCCATCCGTCCGACGCCTTCGTCACGGCAACTGAGCCAGCCTGCTTCTGGATCAACGACAGTCACGCCGTCGGCCAGCAACTGGGCCACGCTTCGCTGGACCGGCGGCTTGCTCCACATTTCGGAATTCATGGCCGGAGCGACGACGACGGGCCCCTTGAACGCCAAGTACAACGTGCTCAGCAAATCGTCAGCCATTCCGACGGCGGCTTTGGCCAGAAAATTTGCCGTGGCCGGAGCGACGCAAAGCACCTCCGCTCGCCGAGCCAATTCAATGTGCGCGCCCAGCGGATAATCGGGATCGCCAAATGGTCCGCGCGGCACCAGCCGGCCGGTGAGTGCCTCGAACGTGGCCGGACCGACAAACTGTTGGGCCGCCTCGGTCAGCACCACGGTCACGCCGGCGCCAGCCTGAACCAATTCGCTCACCAAGGCCGCCGTTTTGTAAGCGGCAATTCCGCCGGTCACGCCAATCAGCAGTTCACGGCCTTGCATGGGAAGCAACACCACGGAGACACGGAAGAGACAAACACGTTTTATAAGGAAGCCAGGAATGCAGGAACGTGGATATTTAACGAATGAATGAACTTCATATCGTTAAATCCTGCTGGTTTGTTTCCTGTTTTCCTGGATTCCTTATAAATTCTATCCTCTGCGGCTTCGCGGTGAAAACAATTACAAATCGGCCAAATCCAATTCCGGCGGGCCGCCGATGCCTTCTTCCTCGCCGGCCATGCGGAGCTTGCTTTCGGCATCTAAATAGATTTTATCTTCCATGATTTCGCGAACCACAATTTCCAGTTTATTTTCAGATTGCAAATCGACCAGCGGCCGGCTGCCGCCGTTCAAGGCCACCAGCCGTTTTTGAATGAGCGTGGAAAGCTTGAACCGCCCCCCCACTTTGTTCACAATTTGCTCTTCTTTCAGTTCTTCAAGCATGCTTGCGATCCTCCGAGTAATCCAAAATGTGCAAAATCTCTTCCACGGCCCGGTCGACCGTTTGATTGGTGACCTGATAGCGATACATGTCGGCGGAAGCCAGTTCCCGCCGTGCCGCGGCCAACCGGCGCTGAATAGCGGTTTCGCTTTCCGTGCCCCGGTTTCTGAGCCGCCGCTCCAATTCTTCCAGCGAGTCAGGACGCACAAAAATTGTCACCGCATCCGGATACATCCGAACAATCGATTGCGTGCCCTGCACGTCAATCTCTAAGACTACCCACTTTCCGGCCGTAAGTCGAGGGGCAACTTCCTGTTCGAGCGTGCCGTACCAGTCGCCGCCGCCAAATACTTCGGCACATTCCAGGAATTCTCCTTGCGCCCGCCGACGCTCGAATTCCTCCTTCGACAAGAAATGGTAATCGCGCCCATCGATTTCCCCCTGCCGGGGTGCGCGCGTCGTGGCCGAAACGCTGGGCACCAGCCGATCGCAGCGGGCCAAAAGCTGCCTCAGTAGCGTAGTTTTTCCCGCCCCGGATGGTCCGGAAATCACAATCACACGGCCAGCTGACGAAGAAGACATCAAAAGCAAATCCACCCACGATAGTTACAATTCAATTAACCGCAGAGCCGCGGAGACGCAGAGCAGGCATTTTATAAGGAAGGCAAGAATCCAGGAAATTGTTACGTCGATTGCGCGATAGCCCTTCTTTTCCAGGATTCCTAACTTCCTGGCTTCCTCATTATTTTGCTGCCTCTCTCCGTGCCTCGGCGTCTCTGCGGTTCAATCTTTCTGAAATGTACTGAACATCATTCCACATTCTGGATCATTTCCCGCAGGCGCTCGATGGAGGCTTTCATTTCGATGACGTGGCGGGCGATTTCCACGTCGCTGCTTTTGGAACCAATGGTGTTTACCTCGCGAAGCATTTCCTGTGTTAAAAACTCCAATTTGCGGCCGGCGCTTTCCGGGCTGGCCATAATTTGCTC
Proteins encoded in this window:
- the argC gene encoding N-acetyl-gamma-glutamyl-phosphate reductase; translated protein: MLFNMVRVAILGATGYTALELIKLLLRHPDAEITTLTSRQEGSPHIGAVHPSLWGRLDLKLEELAPAAVTARADCVFSCLPHGVTASLVPQLLDSKVKIIDFSADYRLDDNATFEQWYGEKHPDAGRLGKVVYGLPELFREQIVKSQLVANPGCYPTSAILPLAPLVKAGLIEPTDIIVDSKSGISGAGRIPKLTTHFPECNESVSAYNVGRHRHTPEIEQIVRRGCGKEIQIIFTPHLIPMDRGILTTTYSKPVGNVTEPQLLAALREFYADEPFVRVVDHLPGTKDTTDTNFCDLTVRMVRGRVLTISCLDNMIKGASGAAVQNFNLLFGFPETTALL
- a CDS encoding phosphopantothenoylcysteine decarboxylase; the protein is MARILITSGPTRQHLDPVRYLTNASSGRMGQSLAQAALDFGHSVVIISGPVEIAYPPKCEVIPVVSTEEMLATCQRVFPECDGLIGVAAPSDYRPVRVEEQKIKKTGESLVLHLVETPDIVATLAAAKRPEQWLVGFALEMEDQRFRAVTKMQKKSCDLMVLNGPQAISALENSVEVLDRSGEVVATISGAKETVARELFGLIQQRLIR
- a CDS encoding flavoprotein, producing MQGRELLIGVTGGIAAYKTAALVSELVQAGAGVTVVLTEAAQQFVGPATFEALTGRLVPRGPFGDPDYPLGAHIELARRAEVLCVAPATANFLAKAAVGMADDLLSTLYLAFKGPVVVAPAMNSEMWSKPPVQRSVAQLLADGVTVVDPEAGWLSCRDEGVGRMAAPEKIRTAIETALKKTTAK
- a CDS encoding DNA-directed RNA polymerase subunit omega: MLEELKEEQIVNKVGGRFKLSTLIQKRLVALNGGSRPLVDLQSENKLEIVVREIMEDKIYLDAESKLRMAGEEEGIGGPPELDLADL
- the gmk gene encoding guanylate kinase — its product is MSSSSAGRVIVISGPSGAGKTTLLRQLLARCDRLVPSVSATTRAPRQGEIDGRDYHFLSKEEFERRRAQGEFLECAEVFGGGDWYGTLEQEVAPRLTAGKWVVLEIDVQGTQSIVRMYPDAVTIFVRPDSLEELERRLRNRGTESETAIQRRLAAARRELASADMYRYQVTNQTVDRAVEEILHILDYSEDRKHA